One part of the Musa acuminata AAA Group cultivar baxijiao chromosome BXJ1-5, Cavendish_Baxijiao_AAA, whole genome shotgun sequence genome encodes these proteins:
- the LOC135675121 gene encoding AAA-ATPase At4g25835-like, whose product MKEVWTSLASIMGVFAFFQSILHAVFPPELRFAAAKLFHRLFRCFSTYCYFEITEMDGVNTNELYHAVQLYLSQSASMAASRMSLSRGLNSYAFTFGLANNDRIVNGFRGASATWEHTVTQRQSQSFSLRPLPEEKRSFTLRIKKKDKPLLIPAYLDHIMETATELRRRNQDRRLYTNSRGGSMESRGFPWESVPFKHPSTFDTLAMDPARKELIMADLNDFAQGKAFYENTGRAWKRGYLLYGPPGTGKSSMIAAMANHLGYDIYDLELTEVQTNSELRKLLMKTTSKSIIVIEDIDCSVNLINRSSKKPAPPCEPPSDLRPARVTEDGGAAARTITLSGLLSFTDGLWSCCGSERIFVFTTNHIEKLDPALVRSGRMDMHVFMSYCSFQALKILMKNYLGWEDSEQSDELMRELAEVVDEAEITPADVSGILIKNRRRERREAAAELLEALKARVERRKRSSSEQMVEAEEQEKRALESPNESTDQLMHSCNAKEDKGAEED is encoded by the coding sequence ATGAAGGAGGTGTGGACCTCCCTGGCCTCGATCATGGGCGTGTTCGCCTTTTTCCAGAGCATTCTCCACGCGGTGTTCCCGCCGGAGCTGCGGTTCGCGGCGGCGAAGCTGTTCCACCGCCTGTTCCGCTGCTTCTCCACGTACTGCTACTTCGAGATCACGGAGATGGACGGCGTGAACACCAACGAGCTGTACCACGCGGTGCAGCTGTACCTCAGCCAGTCGGCCTCCATGGCGGCCTCTCGGATGAGCCTCTCCCGCGGCCTCAACTCCTACGCCTTCACCTTCGGCCTCGCCAACAACGACCGCATCGTGAACGGCTTCCGCGGCGCCAGCGCCACCTGGGAGCACACCGTCACGCAGCGCCAGTCGCAGTCCTTCTCCTTGCGACCGCTCCCGGAGGAGAAGCGCAGCTTCACCCTCCGGATCAAGAAGAAGGACAAACCCCTCCTCATCCCGGCGTACCTCGACCACATCATGGAGACCGCCACCGAGCTCCGCCGCCGGAACCAGGACCGGCGACTGTACACCAATTCCCGCGGCGGCTCCATGGAGTCCCGCGGCTTCCCGTGGGAATCCGTGCCCTTCAAGCATCCCAGCACCTTCGACACCCTCGCCATGGATCCCGCGAGGAAGGAGCTCATCATGGCCGACCTCAACGACTTCGCCCAAGGGAAGGCCTTCTACGAGAATACCGGCCGGGCGTGGAAGCGCGGATACCTGCTATACGGCCCGCCCGGCACCGGCAAGTCCAGCATGATCGCTGCCATGGCCAATCACCTCGGCTATGACATCTACGACCTCGAGCTCACCGAGGTGCAAACCAACTCCGAGCTCCGGAAGCTCCTGATGAAGACCACCTCCAAGTCGATCATCGTCATCGAAGACATCGACTGCTCCGTCAATCTCATCAACAGGAGCTCCAAGAAGCCGGCCCCGCCGTGCGAGCCGCCATCGGACCTGAGACCCGCCAGGGTGACGGAGGACGGCGGTGCCGCCGCCAGGACAATAACCCTGTCGGGGCTGCTCAGCTTCACCGACGGGCTGTGGTCATGCTGCGGCAGCGAGCGGATCTTCGTGTTCACCACCAACCACATCGAGAAGCTCGACCCGGCGCTTGTGCGGTCGGGGAGGATGGACATGCACGTGTTCATGAGCTACTGCTCGTTCCAGGCGCTGAAGATCCTCATGAAGAACTACCTAGGATGGGAAGACAGCGAGCAGAGCGACGAGCTGATGAGGGAGTTGGCGGAGGTGGTGGACGAGGCCGAGATAACTCCGGCGGATGTCAGTGGGATCCTGATAAAGAACCGGAGGCGGGAGAGGCGCGAGGCGGCGGCGGAGCTGCTGGAGGCTCTGAAGGCCCGCgtcgagaggaggaagaggagttcgAGCGAGCAGATGGTGGAGGCGGAAGAGCAAGAGAAGAGGGCATTGGAGAGCCCCAACGAGAGTACTGATCAATTGATGCACAGTTGCAATGCAAAAGAAGACAAGGGAGCGGAAGAAGATTGA
- the LOC135673986 gene encoding uncharacterized protein LOC135673986: MADRKRIPLLGLLRRAIQKVRFLLSFDATRWMASSLKRSPLVSRRLSFTARPSLLDCTDDDGYEAGSSSSRTLSRTVSLSSSPASRSLSGASSDDDINQRADRFIENFYLQLRMERQVSLQLRYCRQKSLEEDTH, from the coding sequence ATGGCTGACAGGAAGAGAATTCCACTTCTAGGCCTTCTCAGGAGGGCAATTCAGAAGGTAAGGTTCTTGCTGTCTTTTGATGCCACCAGATGGATGGCCTCCTCCCTCAAGAGATCGCCGCTGGTGTCTCGCCGGCTGAGCTTCACCGCCCGACCGAGCCTGCTCGACTGCACCGACGATGACGGCTACGAGgccgggtcgtcgtcgtcgaggacGCTCTCGAGGACGGTGAGCTTGTCGAGCTCACCGGCGTCGAGGTCACTCAGCGGTGCGTCGTCCGACGACGACATCAACCAGAGGGCAGACAGGTTCATCGAGAACTTCTACCTGCAGTTGCGGATGGAGAGGCAGGTTTCCCTTCAGCTGAGATACTGCAGGCAGAAGAGCTTGGAGGAGGATACACATTGA
- the LOC135673987 gene encoding transcription factor RAX3-like, whose protein sequence is MGRAPCCDKANVKKGAWSPEEAAKLKAYIEEHGIGGYWLSLPHKIGLKRCGKSCRLRWLNYLRHNIKHGGFSEEEDQVICSLYISIGSRWSMIAAQLLGRTDNDIKNHWNTQLKKKLLGMQTEPSQSP, encoded by the exons ATGGGGAGAGCTCCTTGTTGTGACAAGGCTAACGTGAAGAAGGGAGCATGGTCACCTGAGGAGGCCGCAAAGCTGAAGGCTTATATTGAGGAGCATGGAATTGGAGGCTATTGGCTCTCACTGCCTCACAAGATTG GCCTGAAGAGGTGTGGGAAAAGCTGCAGGTTGAGGTGGCTTAACTATCTGAGGCACAACATTAAGCATGGTGGCTTTTCTGAGGAAGAAGACCAAGTCATATGTAGCCTCTACATAAGTATCGGAAGCAG GTGGTCAATGATTGCAGCCCAGCTGCTAGGGAGAACAGATAATGACATCAAGAATCATTGGAACACACAGCTGAAGAAGAAGCTACTTGGCATGCAAACAGAGCCATCACAATCTCCATGA
- the LOC103985907 gene encoding pathogenesis-related protein PR-1-like, translating into MAVRSEFLLLCSVMIALVLVEGAEGGRRPRAGLAGQLLRSHNAARAAVGLPPLAWDARLARYAESYGGRRRRDCALAHSGGPYGENIFWGSGARWRPAQAAAAWVGERRWYHYRSNSCSAPECGHYTQIVWRSTRRLGCAMVSCSGRKGVLVVCEYDPPGNYIGERPY; encoded by the coding sequence ATGGCGGTGCGCAGCGAGTTCCTGCTCTTGTGTTCCGTGATGATCGCGTTGGTTCTGGTGGAGGGGGCGGAGGGGGGGAGACGGCCGCGGGCGGGGCTGGCGGGGCAGCTGCTGCGGTCGCACAACGCGGCGCGGGCCGCGGTGGGGCTGCCGCCGCTGGCCTGGGACGCGCGGCTGGCGCGGTACGCCGAGTCGTACGGCGGGAGGCGGCGGAGGGACTGCGCGCTGGCCCATTCCGGGGGGCCGTACGGGGAGAACATCTTCTGGGGGAGCGGGGCGCGGTGGCGGCCGGCCCAGGCGGCGGCGGCCTGGGTCGGGGAGCGCCGCTGGTACCACTACCGCTCCAACTCCTGCTCCGCCCCCGAGTGCGGCCACTACACCCAGATAGTGTGGCGGAGCACCCGGCGGCTGGGCTGCGCCATGGTGAGCTGCTCAGGGAGGAAGGGTGTGCTCGTGGTCTGTGAGTACGACCCCCCCGGCAACTACATCGGGGAAAGGCCTTATTGA